The nucleotide sequence TTGATAAATGATGGCCAGGATCGGCAACTTTGATGGTTAAAATGCTTGGTTGACCATCCTCTAACAAGCCAATATCGACTAACTGTGATTCAAACCGACTTGCTGAAATGAGTAGTCCATCTTTATTAACGAAATAGGTTTCTCCAGAGCGTCCAACTCGCGCACTATAGGCAATTTTAAATAGCTCTTTAAATGGATCGATACGTAATGTAGCTGCTGCAATTATTTGATTGTTTGCGTTAAAAACAGGACCAGCAATAAACATTGTGGTGTTATGTGCCCCTAAGCCTTTTTGTATGTTGTGCAAAGATACATCGCTGCGCATTGGTGGAATGAGTATGGTTTCTCCGGCAAAAACTCGCTCTAATAGTTCAGGACTTTGTTGGGCAATGATATTAAGTTTGCCCATATTTTCGTTTCGTCGAGAGGCATAGTTGTTACCGTCTTTGCCGATAATGAAAAAACCCAAATTTTTGTAATCTATCGGTAATTCTTCGTAGACAGAACGCAGGTCGGCTAATACCTGATTTTGTTCATCCTCTTTAAATTTTTGGCTAATTAATTTTTCAGATAAGGCTTTGGTTCTGCTGTCATTGGTAAAAAGGTTTAATACAGTCTTGCGACCATCAAACCAAGAAATCAATGACGATTCGGTGGTTTCAACAACAACTGCTAAGGAATCAACGGATTGCAGTGTCATTTCATTTTTAATAAATCGCAAACCATAGGAAATAATAATAGAAATGATAATTAGAAATATCGCAAGAGCACCGAAAATCATACGCTTTGATTCGCGGCTTTGTAGTATAGTGGTAACGTCTCTTTGAACCGAAGCCCTGAACTTTCTAATCACTACGGCAAGTAGAAACATCATTAAGATGACTGTGGCAATAAGTAGCTGGTTATGCATAAGTAAATTTATTGATAATAATCAGAAAATTAATAATAGCAGTAGTTCTCAAAAAATTGATACTAAAACTGTGATAATAATGTATTTAATATCAATTTTTTGGACTTTTAGATTTATTAAGAATTGGCTTTGATGTGCTTATAATGTTTAATTAATTCTGATGTTGAATTATCGTGAGGGTTTGATACATCATCCTGAGTTAATTCTTGCTGAATTCTATTGGCTAAGCCTTTACCTAGCTCAACGCCCCATTGATCGAATGAACATATTTGCAACAGAACCCCTTGAGTAAATATTTTGTGTTCATAAAGAGCGATAAGGCCGCCCAGTGATCTTGGCTCAATGCGATTCATTAAAATAGTATTGGTTGGTCGATTACCTTTATGTACTTTGTGAGGCGCTACATTATCAATATACTCTTGAGTTCGTCCTTTCGCCTTTAAATCTTCTCTAACTTGAGTTTCATTTACGCCACCCATTAAAGCCTCTGTTTGAGCAAAGAAATTCGCCATTAACGTGTCATGGTGTCCTTGTACTGGCGTTGTCGATTCAACTGAACCGATAAAATCAGCAGGAACAACATTATTACTTTGGTGCAAATATTGGTAAAACGCATGCTGACCATTAATGCCAATTTCACCCCATATTGAAGGTACTGTAGGGTAATCTACTGTTTCGCCAAACCAATTTACAGATTTACCATTACTTTCCATTTCTGCCTGTTGCAGATAGGCACTAAGCATATGTAGAGGCTGATCATAAGGTAATATTGCCTGAGATTGGGAACCCAAAAATGTACAATTCCATAAACTTAATAACGCCATAATCACTGGCATATTTTGCTCTAATGGACTGTTGTAAAAATGTTGGTCTATTTCGTGTGCGCCCTCTAATAATTCAATAAATTTATCAAACCCTAAATCTAGCGCGATCGGTAAACCAATAGCTGACCATAATGAGAACCGACCACCAACCCAGTCCCACATATCAAAGATGTTTTCTTCTTTAATGCCGAACTTAGTTGCGTTTTCCTTGTTGGCAGATACTGCGACAAAGTGTTTAGCGATTGCATTTTCATCGAATGCTGAAGCGACTAACCATTTCATTGCCGTTTGAGCATTTGTCATAGTTTCGGTGGTGGTAAATGTTTTACTCGAAATAATGAATAACGTTTTTTCAGGATCAAGTGGGCGCAAAACATCGGCAATTTGGGTGCCATCGACATTAGAAACATAATGAACATTTACACAATTATCACTGTAATGCTTTAGTGCCTCGGTTACCATTTGAGGGCCTAAGTTTGAGCCACCAACACCTATGTTAACCACATCGCTAATTCGTTTTCCGCTATAACCTAACCATTCGCCAGTTCTGACCCGTTGAGTAAAGGCGTTTATTTGTTCTAGCGCTGAGTTGACCATTTCCGTTAAGTTTTCGCCATCGACTATTAATGGTGACTTGCTGCGATCTCGCAAAGCGACGTGTAATACTGCGCGATCTTCAGTTTGATTGATACGTTCACCTGTAAACATCTTTTCGCGCCATTCTTCGAGATGACAATCTCGCGCCAGTGTAAATAGAGATTGCATAGTTTCAGCGGTAATTAAATTTTTCGAATAATCGAAAAGAAAACCCGACACTTTCAGTGAAAACCGATTAAAACGTTGTTCATCCGCTGCAAAAAGATCATTCATATGTTCATCTTTCATTTTGTCAGCATGATTTGTTAGGTGTTGCCAACTTTGCAGTTTGGTTCTTGCGGTCATTTTATTTCCTATACAGGTGAGGAGCACGATTGATTGCTTTGAATTAGCCATCTGCTTTAAAGTTTACGTCTTAAAGTAAGAGTATCAAAAGCACAAAAACATTAGTTTAGTCATACTAGTCTAGTATCGCTAGCTTGATATTACATAAGTATAGTCGTTAGTCCAAGGTGTAATAAAGAGTAAAAGTATTCGCGACAAGTTACGCTGTCAGGTAAAATTAAAATCAGAGTCAAAATATTATTTCACGTTTTGAAATCGCCAATATTTTATTGACAAATCTACCTGCGAGTAAAATACCTAAAACCCATTTTCATCACAATTGCTCAGCTTTGTTACTTAATTGCGATATATTTTCGTTTAATTTCAGGGTTAAAATACCACTATCGATCCACAAAGTTCCACATATATAACAACTTAGCGCCATGCCTTATTTTTTATGGCGTTAAAGCATCAATTTAATGCATCAAGATTACTTGACAATCATTGACAATTGTCACTAAACTGTACAGAAGTGGGAAAAAGTGGAGAAAAGTGGATCTTTTATGGATCGTTTAAAAAATAAACAGCATTAAAAGACTCATATAAAAACAAGAATATGTTTAGAGGCGCAAGCAATATTACCTTAGACAGCAAGAATCGTATCACGATACCAACCAAGTATCGTGAGGCTTTGTTTGCTGATTACGAAGGTAAAATGATTTGCACTGTTGATATTCAAAATCCTTGTTTACTGCTTTATCCATTACCCGAATGGGAAGAAATAGAATTAAAACTGAGTCGATTATCTAGCATGAACGCTGCAGAGCGTACTTTGCAACAAGTGTTATTAGGTAATGCGACAGAGTGTGATCTCGACAAAAGTGGTCGTTTATTATTGAACGGCGTACTGCGTCAACATGCCAATTTAGATAAGAACATTATGCTAATTGGGCAATTTAATAAATTTGAAATTTGGAATGAACAAGCTTGGTCAAAACAAATGCAAGATGGTATTGCATTGATTCAGGCTGATGATTTTGAATTACCTGAACGACTACAAGATTTTTCACTTTAATTATGTCTGAACAGTTTTCACACATCTCGGTACTATTACAAGAAGCCGTTGATGGCCTAGATATAAAGCCGGACGGTACATACATCGATTGTACTTTCGGTCGAGGCGGGCATTCGAGTTTGATATTAAACACCCTAGGTGAAAATGGGCGTTTAATCGCGATTGATAGGGACCCGTCAGCAATAGAGTCTGCGCTAAGATTTGCTGACGACCCTCGCTTTTCCATTGTTCATAATGGCTTTTCACATCTGGCTGATATTGCTAATGATCTAGACGTAACCGACAAAATTGACGGAATTTTACTTGATCTTGGCGTTTCATCACCGCAACTTGACGATGCTAATCGTGGCTTTTCATTTATGAAAGATGGTCCGTTAGATATGCGTATGGATACCACTCGTGGTCAAACAGCGAGTGAATGGTTAATGAAAGCGGATGTTGAAGATATTACCTGGGTATTGCGTACCTTTGGTGAAGAAAAGCACGCATGGCGAATTGCTAATGCCATTGTCGATGCTCGTGAAGAAGAAGAGCTAACCACGACAGGGCAATTAGCGAAAATAATAAAAACCGCTGCGCCACAAAAAGAAATTAAAAAACACCCTGCGACGAGAAGTTTTCAAGCGATCCGTATGTATATCAATTCTGAACTTGAACAGATTGAGAATGCATTGGCAGCATCGCTTGATGTATTAGCAGAAGGTGGGCGTTTGGTGGTGATTAGTTTTCACTCTCTTGAAGATCGCTTAGTAAAACAATTTATGAAGAAACACAGCACCGGTAAAAAGGTGCCACGTGGTATGCCAATTCTTGAAAGTGAAATACAAAAAGGTAAAAAACTGGAGTTGGTCGGAAAAAAATTAAAACCAAGTAAAACTGAAGTAGATGAAAATGTTCGTTCACGTAGTTCAGTTTTAAGAGTTGCCCAACGACTAGCCAAGGATTAAATATGTGGCGCGGTTCGTGGGTACTCACTCAGGAAATATGGCAAGACATAAAACGCTTCGCGGGCGTATATGTGTTAGTGGTTATGGTGGTGTGTTCAGCGTTTTCGGTGATTTATTTTAGTCACCTTAATCGACAATCTACTAGTCACTTAGAAAGGTTATTAACTGAGCGAGATGAATTAGATATTGAGTTACGAAACTTGTTATTAGAGCAAAACTCGTTATCTGAACATAGTGAAATAGAGCAAGTGGCCAAAGATGCATTAGAAATGCACCGGCCGAAACCGAAAAATGAAATAATAATAAAGATCCAATGACGGCAAACAAACTAAGAAAGAATCAAGACAACTTAAAGCCAGCAACCATTGCTTGGCGATTTTATGTTGTCTTGGGTTTGATCGCTGCCATCTTTATTATGTTAGTTTCTCGCGCAGCTTATATTCAAGTGATAGAGCCTGGCATGTTGCAAGAACAAGGGAATATGCGTTCAATTCGCACGGTACCTAAAGGCAGTCATCGAGGTGCTATTTTAGATCGTAACGGTATTGAATTAGCGGTCTCGGTCCCAGTTCGAACGATTTTTGCGGATCCGGTAGAAATCATCAAAAAAGGTGGTTTAGAGCCTAGAATGGATGAACGTTGGGAAGCACTTGCACAAATACTTAACATTGATGTGAAAGCGCTTAAAAAACGCGTAACTACTAATGCATCTAGACGATTTGTGAAACTTGCTAAACATATGTCACCGGCGACCGGAAACTACGTTCGTAATTTAAAGATCCCTGGCATAGGTGCGCGCAAAGAAGCGAAGCGCTTCTATCCAGCCGGAGAGATTAGTGCTCATGTCATTGGTTTTACTAATGTTGATGACAAGGGCATTGAAGGCATTGAACGTGTCTATGATGGACATTTAACTGGTGAAAACGGCAAAGTTACCTTTGTACAAGATGCCAAAGGTAACCGTATTGAAATATTGGAAAAAACAGAAGTTACCAAACCAAATGATATTGAGTTGTCAATTGATCAGCGAATTCAAGCACTAGCATATCGCGAATTAAAAGATGCGATAAAATCGTTTAATGCAACTTCCGGCTCAGTTGTAGTGGTTGATGTGAAGACTGGTGAAATTTTAGCAATGGTTAATGGGCCATCGTTTAATCCAAATAATCGTAAGAATACGGCGATACATCGTTTTAGAAATCGTGCAATTACCGATGTTTTTGAACCGGGTTCGACCATGAAACCATTAACAGTTTTAGCGGCTTTAGAATTTGGTAATGCCGAGTTTAATACCATAATTAATACCTCTCCTGGCGCAATGCGTCTTGGTGGACGTCGTGTTTCAGATCCCAGTAATTACGGTAAATTGTCTCTAACTGAAATATTAAAAAAATCGTCAAATATGGGCACAACAAAACTTGCATTGGATATCCCCAAAGATATTTTTGTAGGTAAGTTTTTTGAGATGGGATTTTCTGAAGATACTGGTACTGGTTTAGTCGGTGAGTCGGCTGGAATGTTATCGGGGCGCAGTCGCTGGTCGAAACATGAATTAGCAAGTTTATCTTATGGCTATGGTTTAGCTATTAGCCCACTACAGTTGGCTCGCTTTTACGCAGCCATTGGTAATGGTGGTTATAAAAAAACATTAAGTGTACTTAAAGATCCTAAGTTTACTGAAGGCGAAAGAGTACTGGATAAAGCTAACGCTGATGCAGTTTTGGAAATGTTAGAAATGGTGGTTGCTGAGGGTGGCGGTCACCGTGCAAAAGTGGAAGGTTATCGTGTTGCGGGCAAGACTGGAACTGCAATCAAAACTTCAGCTGGAGGCGGCTACGGTAATGATTATGTTGGTTTGTTTGCCGGTGTCGCACCAGTATCAGATCCCAAATTGGCAATTGTTGTTGTGATAAATGAACCAGGCGGCGATTTATACCATGGCGGTGAAGTTGCTGCGCCTGTATTTTCAAGAGTCATGGCTGGTTCATTGCAATATTTGAATGTTGCTCCTGATGATGCGTCACAAATAAGTCGTTGGTCAACAGCATTTAACCAAGGAGAACGCAATGGCGAATAATTTTGCTTTCTCGTTAAAGTCTACGCTAGCTAAATTTGATATTGAGCTGCCTGAAATTGCCACCAAAAATTTGGTCAATGATTCTCGAACCATCGATAAAGGTGATATTTTTGCAGCGGTTGATGGTACCTATTTGCAAGGCACAAAATTTATTAACAAAGCTATTGCGCAAGGCGCAGTTGCGGTAATCGCGCAGTGTAATGAGAAGTCGCAACATGGCGATATTAAATACGTTAGCGAACAAGATAATACGGCGATGGTAATTTATTTCTACCAATTAGATGAATTATTGTCAAAGGTAAGTGCTTACTATTATGGTGAGCCTTATAAATCAATGGCTGTTATCGGCGTTACTGGAACAAATGGTAAAACCAGTTGTAGTCAGTTAATCGCACAATTATTAGAAACTTTTAACAGTAATGCTGCGATTATTGGTACCAACGGCGCGGGAAAGTTATCGTCACTTCAGAAGATAGATAATACTACGCCAGGGCCCGCTCAGCTGCAGCAGTTATTAGCCCAGTTTAAATCTGAAAATATATCAACAGTCGCGATGGAAGTTTCATCTCATGCATTAAGTCAGAATCGCGTCGACAGTGACATTATTGATGTTGCGGTATTTACTAATTTAAGTCGAGACCATCTTGATTATCACGGCGATATGGAGAGTTACGGTTTAGCCAAGCAAAAACTGTTTAGTGGTAGTGAAGAACAAGTTTGGGTGCTTAATGTTGATGATGAATATGGTCAACGATGGGATCAGCAGCTTAACCCTGCTAATCCGAGAATATTATATTCAATTTCATCGAAGATTAGTGAAGCGCAAATGATACGGAGCAACAGCAAGTACCTCAGCGCCGGTAATATTAAGTGTCATTCTCGCGGGGTGACTTTTGATTTGAAATCGAGTTGGGGTGAGGTAACGGTGACTAGCCGCCTATTAGGACGCTTTAATGTTGCTAACTTACTGGCGGCCATTGCAGTGCTGTTAAACCAAGGTTATGAGTTAGCAGAAATTGCCCAGAACTGTCAGCAGTTAACCGCCGTTGATGGTCGTATGGAAGCATTTACTGCACCGGATAAACCAACAGCCGTTGTCGATTATGCTCATACACCCGATGGACTTGAGCAAGCGCTACTAGCGAGTAAAGAACATTGCGATGGCGAGTTATGGGTAGTATTTGGTTGTGGCGGTGATCGCGATAAAGGTAAACGTCCTATGATGGGAAAAATTGCTGAATGTTTTGCCGATCATATTGTGCTTACCAATGATAACCCTAGAAGCGAAAATCCAGAATCAATAACAGCCGATATTAATAACGGAATTTTGGCTAAGCAAAAAGTTAAAGTGATCATTGATCGCCAACAGGCAGTTATCAGTGCATTACAACAGGCGAAAAAAGATGACATGGTGCTACTTGCTGGTAAGGGCCATGAGGATTACTTAATTATTGGTGAGCAAACGCTGCCTTATTATGAACGTGAAGTTGTAAGTCAATTTTACCAACGAGGGTTGAACTAATGATCCCATTACGTTTAAGCGAATTAGCAAATGATTTAAACGCCAAACTAATCGGTGATGACGTAGTCATTAATTCGGTTTGCTCTGATTCAAGACAGCTACAAAAAGGCGATTTTTTTGTTGCGCTAAAAGGGCCCAACTTTGATGGTCATAAATTCGCCGCTCAGGCACAACAATTAGGGTGCATCGGTGCGTTAGTTGAAACTAAGCAAGATGTAAATATCCCACAACTTGTGGTTAATGACTGTTACAAAGCTATGGGACAAATGGCTGCAATCGTAAAGCAACGTGTGAATCCGAAAACCGTTGCAATTACCGGCTCAAGCGGTAAAACAACGGTTAAAGAAATGGTAAGTGCGATTATGTCACGCCTTGGTAAAGTGCTAGCGACAAAAGGCAACTTTAATAATGAGATAGGTGTGCCGTTAACATTGCTACGTTTAGAGCAAGAGCACGAATACGCGGTAATCGAATTAGGTGCAAATCATATCGGAGAAATCGCCTATACCACAGGGTTAACTAAACCAGATATCGCGGTGATAAATAATATTGCTGCTGCGCACCTAGAAGGTTTTGGTGATTTATGTGGTGTGGCTCGTGCCAAAGGTGAAATATTTGAAGGTCTTGGTGAAGACGGCGTTGCGCTATATAACCAAGATACACCTTACACCCATAAATGGCAGTGGCGTTTAGAAGGTAAAAACGTGAGAAAATTTTCTTGCGTGAAAGAAGCGGATTGTTACAGCAGCAATATTCGTATTGATGGCCAAGGTTGTTGTCAATTTATGCTGAATACCTATCGCGGCAATATTGAAATACAGGTACCAGTACCTGGTCGTCACAACGTTTGTAATGCGGTAGCAGCGAGTGCGATAGCGTTAGAGTTTGGCGCAACGTTAGAAGATATCAAATTAGGTTTAGCTGGTATGGCGCCGGTTAAAGGTCGTTTAAATTTAATCGACTTACCTAATAATTTTAAGTTAATTGATGATAGTTACAATGCTAATGTCGAATCGACGAAAGCTGCTGTTGAACTTTTAGCGTCATATCAAGGTCGTAGCGTTTTAATTTTGGGTGATATGGCTGAGCTTGGCAATGACGCTCGAGCATATCATCAAGAAATTGGTGAGCATGCGTTGTCGCAGAGCGTTGATAATGTTCTTACTTTAGGTGTTCTTAGTCAAAGTACATCGGGCGTATTTGAACAAGATGGTTTTCATTTTTCATCGAAAGAAGGTTTGGTTGCGAAGTTAAGTGAAATCTTAGAAAACGAACAACAGCCAATTACTGTGTTGGTAAAAGGATCGCGCAGTGCTCGCATGGAACTTGTGGTGGCAGATATAGCTTCATGGCGAAAAGATCAGGCTAATAATAAAAAAATTAACAACATACAGCCTAATAACAATAATAAAAATGCTGAGGAAGAATCATGCTAGTTTGGCTAGGACAATATTTAACCGACTTTTATAGTGGTTTTAATGTTTTCCATTATCTTACATTTCGAGCCATCGTTGCCACCTTAACTGCATTGGTGGCTTCCTTATATTTTGGTCCAAAACTTATTCGTTACTTACAGACTATGCAAATTGGTCAAACGGTACGTGACGATGGTCCCGAAAGTCACCTGTCTAAATCCGGTACCCCAACCATGGGCGGAATTTTAATACTTGGCACTATTTTATTGAGTGTTTTGTTGTGGGCAGACCTTTCAAACAGTTACGTGCAAGTGGTGTTATTTGTCACTGTAAGCTTTGGTTTAATTGGTTTTGTTGATGATTACCGTAAAGTAATTCGTAAAGATCCGAACGGATTAATCGCTCGTTGGAAGTATTTCTGGCAAACCGTTGCCGGTTTAGGAACTGCCATTTATTTATATGCAATTTCAAATGATGCAACCGGTACGGCGCTGCTTATTCCATTTGTGAAAGATGTGATGCCGCAACTGGGCTTATTTTATATTGTCTTTACCTACTTCGTTATAGTCGGTACGTCTAACGCGGTAAACCTTACCGATGGTTTAGATGGACTAGCGATTGTTCCAACAATTTTGGTTGCTGGTGCATTCGCAGTATTTGCCTATGTAACCGGTAACAGTAACTTTTCAGCGTATCTAAATTTGCCTCATATAAGAGAGGTAAGTGAACTGGTGATCGTGTGTACCTCTATTGTCGGTGCTGGCTTAGGCTTTTTATGGTTTAACACTTACCCTGCACAGGTATTTATGGGCGATGTTGGTTCACTCGCACTCGGCGCAATTTTAGGTGTTATCGCTGTTTTAGTTAAACAGGAATTAGTGTTGTTTATTATGGGCGGCATTTTCGTTGTGGAAACCTTATCGGTAATTTTACAGGTTGGCTCATACAAGCTAAGAGCAAAACGCATATTTAGAATGGCACCAATTCATCATCACTATGAATTAAAAGGTTGGCCAGAGCCAAGAGTCATTGTTCGATTCTGGATTATTTCTGTGGTTTTGGTGCTCATTGGATTAGCAACATTGAAATTACGTTAGTAGTTACCATTAAGTGGTTTAAAAAGTTTAGTAAGAAAAAATAGGAAACTAGAGAAAAATGACAAGCCCTGCTTTTTTAAAAAATAAGCAAATATTAGTACTAGGACTTGGTGCTACGGGCTTGTCGTGTGCGCGTTTTTTAACAAATCATAATCTCGAATTTGTGGTTAACGATTCTCGCGCAAACCCTCCAGGAGTTGCGCGCTTAAAAGCTATTAACGATACAGCGCAATTAATTCTTGGTGAATGGGATAAAAAGGCGATAGCAAATGCTGATGTAATCATCGCAAGCCCAGGTGTCGACGCCAATATGTCAGTAATTCAAGATAATCGTCAGCCTCACTGTGAACTTATTGGTGATGTTGAGATATTTTGTCGATTAAGTAAATCAAAACATATCGCTGTAACCGGTTCAAATGGTAAATCTACGGTAGTAAGCTTACTGTCGCATATCGCTGATGCTTGTAACATTAGTAGCAAACTTGCCGGAAATATTGGTTTGCCGGTGCTTGATATTCTTAGCGATAACCAAGACGCTGATTCCGAGTTTGTTATTTTGGAACTATCGAGTTTTCAATTGGAAACAACGGATTCCCTTACTGCAGCGAGTGCGACGTGCTTGAATGTTTGTGATGACCACTTAGATCGTCATAAAACAATTTTTAACTACAGTAAAATTAAGCAGAAAGTTTATCAAAACAGTCAATGTAATGTAATAAATCGCCATGACGATTTGGCAAAAGCTGACACAACTAAAGCCAATGATATTAGCTTTGGTTTGGATGCACCAAGCTCGAACAATTTCGGCATCGATGATTATCAAGGCAGTCGTTATATATTCTTTGGTGATGAGCCGCTGGTTGCATGTAATCGATTGCCAGTAGTTGGCAAACATAATGAGTTAAATTGCATGGCAGCGCTTGCACTTGGTTATGCGGTCGGTTGGCCACTTACTGCGATGGTTTATGCATTAGGATCATTTGAAGGTCTTGAACATCGTTGCAAACAAGTACCTAGCGTTGACGATATCACTTGGGTTAATGACTCAAAAGCAACGAATATTGGTGCTACGCTGGCTGCTATTGAAGGGTTGGCTAATGCTCACCACCAATTAATTCTTATCGCTGGCGGTGATGGTAAAGGCGCAAATTTTGCTGAACTCAAACCTGCAATGGCGCAAGTTGATTATCTAATTACCCTAGGTAAAGATGGCGACCAAATTGCTGCACTTAAGCGCGACAGCAAGCGTGTTCGTGATTTAAAAGAAGCGGTAAAAGTAAGTCGTGAATTAGCCCAAAAAGGTGACATGGTATTACTGTCGCCAGCGTGTGCCAGTATAGATATGTTTGAGAACTATATGCAACGTGGTGATCAGTTTATTCAGGCAATAAGGGGAGGTTTCTAATGGCTATTTCAGTCCCAGCTATTAATTTCCCGAAATTACCAAAATGGTTAGTGCAAAGCCAAACAGCGAATAACAATGTGTTATTTGATCGTGGTTTTGTCATTCTAGCGTTCACCTTGTATGTCATCGGTTTAGTGATGGTGGCGAGTTCATCTATGCCCGTTGCTGAGCGATTAACGGGTAATCCATTTTACTTCGTCGGCCGTCATGCCAGTTATATCGTTATTTGTATCGTAATTGCTATCGGATTTTTGCAAGTGCCGATGACGGTATGGCAGCGATTTAGTTTCCACTTCCTCGGTTTGGCGTTATTCCTATTGATTGTCGTACATTTTGCAGGCCATTCAGTTAATGGCGCCAAACGTTGGTTGTCAATCCCTGGGGTGATGAATATTCAGGCTGCAGAAGTGGCGAAACTATTCTTCTTTTGTTATGTCTCATCGTATCTTGTACGCCGTCGAGATGAGGTCCTTGACTCGTTTTGGGGCTTTATTAAGCCGATTATCATTTTTGGTTTGTTAGCGTTCTTACTCATTATGCAGCCGGACTTAGGTACCATAGTTGTTATGTTTGTAACGACCATGGGGCTACTGTTCTTAGCGGGCGCAAAATTAAAAATATTCCTAGGTTTCAGTACTGTTGGAGTGGCAGGGATTGTTTCGGCAATTTATTTAGAACCTTATCGATGGGCGCGTGTTACCGGATTTTTAGACCCATGGGATGATCCTTTTGGCAAGGGCTATCAATTAACACAGTCATTAATGGCATATGGTCGTGGTGAAGTGTTTGGTCAAGGACTAG is from Thalassotalea crassostreae and encodes:
- a CDS encoding UDP-N-acetylmuramoyl-tripeptide--D-alanyl-D-alanine ligase, which translates into the protein MIPLRLSELANDLNAKLIGDDVVINSVCSDSRQLQKGDFFVALKGPNFDGHKFAAQAQQLGCIGALVETKQDVNIPQLVVNDCYKAMGQMAAIVKQRVNPKTVAITGSSGKTTVKEMVSAIMSRLGKVLATKGNFNNEIGVPLTLLRLEQEHEYAVIELGANHIGEIAYTTGLTKPDIAVINNIAAAHLEGFGDLCGVARAKGEIFEGLGEDGVALYNQDTPYTHKWQWRLEGKNVRKFSCVKEADCYSSNIRIDGQGCCQFMLNTYRGNIEIQVPVPGRHNVCNAVAASAIALEFGATLEDIKLGLAGMAPVKGRLNLIDLPNNFKLIDDSYNANVESTKAAVELLASYQGRSVLILGDMAELGNDARAYHQEIGEHALSQSVDNVLTLGVLSQSTSGVFEQDGFHFSSKEGLVAKLSEILENEQQPITVLVKGSRSARMELVVADIASWRKDQANNKKINNIQPNNNNKNAEEESC
- the mraY gene encoding phospho-N-acetylmuramoyl-pentapeptide-transferase, which encodes MLVWLGQYLTDFYSGFNVFHYLTFRAIVATLTALVASLYFGPKLIRYLQTMQIGQTVRDDGPESHLSKSGTPTMGGILILGTILLSVLLWADLSNSYVQVVLFVTVSFGLIGFVDDYRKVIRKDPNGLIARWKYFWQTVAGLGTAIYLYAISNDATGTALLIPFVKDVMPQLGLFYIVFTYFVIVGTSNAVNLTDGLDGLAIVPTILVAGAFAVFAYVTGNSNFSAYLNLPHIREVSELVIVCTSIVGAGLGFLWFNTYPAQVFMGDVGSLALGAILGVIAVLVKQELVLFIMGGIFVVETLSVILQVGSYKLRAKRIFRMAPIHHHYELKGWPEPRVIVRFWIISVVLVLIGLATLKLR
- the murD gene encoding UDP-N-acetylmuramoyl-L-alanine--D-glutamate ligase — encoded protein: MTSPAFLKNKQILVLGLGATGLSCARFLTNHNLEFVVNDSRANPPGVARLKAINDTAQLILGEWDKKAIANADVIIASPGVDANMSVIQDNRQPHCELIGDVEIFCRLSKSKHIAVTGSNGKSTVVSLLSHIADACNISSKLAGNIGLPVLDILSDNQDADSEFVILELSSFQLETTDSLTAASATCLNVCDDHLDRHKTIFNYSKIKQKVYQNSQCNVINRHDDLAKADTTKANDISFGLDAPSSNNFGIDDYQGSRYIFFGDEPLVACNRLPVVGKHNELNCMAALALGYAVGWPLTAMVYALGSFEGLEHRCKQVPSVDDITWVNDSKATNIGATLAAIEGLANAHHQLILIAGGDGKGANFAELKPAMAQVDYLITLGKDGDQIAALKRDSKRVRDLKEAVKVSRELAQKGDMVLLSPACASIDMFENYMQRGDQFIQAIRGGF
- the ftsW gene encoding cell division protein FtsW encodes the protein MAISVPAINFPKLPKWLVQSQTANNNVLFDRGFVILAFTLYVIGLVMVASSSMPVAERLTGNPFYFVGRHASYIVICIVIAIGFLQVPMTVWQRFSFHFLGLALFLLIVVHFAGHSVNGAKRWLSIPGVMNIQAAEVAKLFFFCYVSSYLVRRRDEVLDSFWGFIKPIIIFGLLAFLLIMQPDLGTIVVMFVTTMGLLFLAGAKLKIFLGFSTVGVAGIVSAIYLEPYRWARVTGFLDPWDDPFGKGYQLTQSLMAYGRGEVFGQGLGNSIQKLEYLPEAHTDFVMAVIGEEFGFIGIFFVLSICVALVVKALLLGRVALEKEKYFEGFFAYAIGIWMSFQTAVNVGASAGIFPTKGLTMPLISYGGSSMIIMTLAIVILIRIDHELRLQAMQATQSTKTKKIKKESGGRS